From the genome of Methylomonas sp. UP202, one region includes:
- a CDS encoding response regulator transcription factor has translation MTDLTADIPNLLLVDDDVTFCSVLKPALEKRNFQVTVANDVQTAMTLAEQTEPEYAVIDLRIGHDSGLEMVKKLISLDDNTQIVMLTGFASIATAVEAIKLGAIHYLTKPANADEIVNALYKDKGDASVAISDNPLSIKRLEWEHLQKVLMQHDGNISAAARALNMHRRTLQRKLEKKPVKE, from the coding sequence ATGACAGATCTTACGGCTGACATACCCAATTTGCTACTGGTGGACGATGACGTCACTTTTTGTTCGGTGCTCAAGCCGGCACTGGAAAAACGCAATTTTCAGGTGACGGTGGCCAACGACGTCCAGACCGCGATGACGCTGGCCGAACAAACCGAACCGGAATACGCCGTCATCGATTTGCGGATCGGCCACGACTCCGGCTTGGAAATGGTCAAGAAGCTGATTTCGCTGGACGACAATACCCAGATCGTCATGTTGACCGGTTTTGCCAGTATTGCTACCGCCGTCGAGGCCATCAAGCTTGGCGCCATTCATTATCTGACCAAGCCGGCCAATGCCGACGAGATCGTCAATGCCCTGTACAAGGACAAAGGCGACGCCTCGGTGGCGATCAGCGACAATCCGCTGTCGATCAAGCGTCTGGAATGGGAGCACTTGCAAAAGGTGTTGATGCAGCACGACGGCAATATTTCCGCCGCCGCCAGAGCCTTGAACATGCACCGCCGTACCTTGCAGCGCAAGCTGGAGAAAAAGCCGGTTAAGGAGTAG
- a CDS encoding fatty acid desaturase — translation MSLSSYQSVDREQLAKDISELHRQALADIGPEDYRHMKRMERWGQLSSLAGYATAWLAPNPVSALLISQGSFTRWTQVAHPIQHRGYDKLDAAPKHYKSRHFAQGWRRFLDWPDWMTPAGWHHEHDVLHHYRLGETADPNNAEHNMQWLRQSRLPMWLRYAIVAVFSGIWKLSYYTPRTHKELRLLAARQQDRPAPPMTRLGAWSWFTPQGRALWSQSILPYIAYRFVLLPALFLPLGSFAATSVLLNSLLAEIFTNMHTFLVMIPNHAGDDVMGFDDKAKGKGEFYLRQILGSVNYPTGSNFNDFFYGWLNYQIEHHLWPDLPLSQYQKLQPKVKAVCDKHGIPYCQDSVFKRLLKAVDIMVGKTSMLKPAAA, via the coding sequence TTGAGTTTATCCAGTTACCAGTCCGTCGATCGCGAGCAGTTAGCGAAAGATATATCCGAGCTCCATCGACAAGCCCTGGCCGACATCGGCCCGGAAGATTACCGGCATATGAAGCGCATGGAGCGCTGGGGCCAACTGAGTTCGTTGGCCGGTTACGCCACGGCCTGGCTGGCGCCGAATCCGGTATCGGCCTTGTTGATCAGCCAGGGCAGTTTCACGCGTTGGACCCAAGTGGCTCATCCGATTCAGCATCGCGGCTACGATAAACTGGACGCCGCCCCCAAGCACTATAAGAGCCGGCATTTCGCCCAGGGCTGGCGCCGCTTTCTGGATTGGCCGGATTGGATGACGCCGGCGGGCTGGCACCACGAACACGACGTGTTGCATCACTATCGGCTGGGCGAAACCGCCGATCCCAACAACGCCGAGCACAATATGCAATGGCTCAGGCAGTCGAGACTGCCGATGTGGCTGCGATACGCGATCGTCGCGGTATTTTCCGGCATCTGGAAGCTGAGTTATTACACGCCGCGTACCCATAAGGAATTGCGCTTGCTGGCCGCCCGCCAGCAAGATCGGCCGGCCCCGCCGATGACCCGCCTCGGCGCCTGGAGCTGGTTTACGCCGCAAGGCCGGGCGCTGTGGTCGCAAAGCATACTGCCCTACATTGCTTACCGTTTCGTGTTGCTGCCGGCCTTGTTCCTGCCGCTGGGCAGCTTTGCCGCGACCAGCGTGTTGCTGAATTCCTTGCTGGCCGAAATCTTCACCAATATGCACACCTTTCTGGTGATGATCCCCAACCACGCCGGCGACGACGTGATGGGCTTCGACGATAAAGCCAAGGGCAAGGGCGAATTTTATTTGCGGCAGATTCTGGGCTCGGTCAATTATCCGACCGGTTCCAACTTCAACGACTTTTTCTACGGTTGGTTGAATTACCAGATCGAGCATCATCTATGGCCGGACCTGCCGCTCAGTCAGTACCAAAAACTCCAGCCCAAGGTCAAGGCGGTTTGCGACAAGCACGGCATTCCGTATTGTCAGGACTCGGTGTTCAAGCGCTTGTTAAAGGCGGTGGACATCATGGTCGGCAAAACCTCGATGCTGAAACCGGCGGCGGCGTGA
- a CDS encoding methyltransferase domain-containing protein, with amino-acid sequence MTPHEIKEHVDRLARDASWPDCPNGGWQYPFDFGFGIEAPTYTPTQRELHPWRRAVTLSALDRYFEGRYDRISVLDLGAGECAFAAGLWEKGVRDITCVEARDINIDKALFVQNVLGCEFKIVKEDVNKFLENDERTYDLVLFMGLLYHLQDPFNVTRKIAEKTKEISVIETVLACPSEVVFSNNSDYRPKSAAYYIRIENKDGPTAGLSDIELWPTQSALDYTLYNAGFKRLEDIVPEDASINFYSTKQRTLLLAHK; translated from the coding sequence ATGACACCGCACGAAATCAAAGAACATGTTGACCGCTTAGCCCGCGACGCAAGTTGGCCGGATTGCCCGAACGGAGGATGGCAATATCCCTTTGATTTCGGCTTTGGCATCGAAGCGCCAACGTACACGCCAACCCAGCGCGAACTTCATCCTTGGCGCCGGGCGGTTACGCTTTCGGCATTGGATCGATATTTCGAAGGCCGCTACGATCGAATTTCGGTTCTCGATCTTGGCGCCGGGGAGTGTGCGTTTGCCGCCGGGCTCTGGGAGAAAGGCGTACGCGATATTACCTGCGTCGAAGCGCGCGATATTAATATCGACAAGGCTTTATTCGTGCAAAATGTATTAGGCTGCGAATTTAAGATAGTCAAGGAAGATGTCAATAAGTTCTTGGAAAATGACGAGCGTACTTACGATCTCGTGCTGTTCATGGGCTTGTTATATCATCTGCAAGATCCTTTTAACGTGACGAGGAAAATAGCCGAAAAGACCAAGGAAATTAGCGTTATAGAGACCGTCTTGGCTTGTCCGTCCGAGGTTGTTTTTTCAAATAACTCGGATTATCGCCCGAAATCCGCTGCCTATTATATACGGATAGAAAATAAAGACGGTCCGACGGCCGGTTTGTCCGATATTGAGTTATGGCCTACTCAATCGGCGCTGGACTATACCTTATATAATGCCGGCTTCAAACGGCTTGAAGATATTGTTCCCGAAGACGCGAGCATCAATTTTTATTCGACCAAACAACGGACCTTATTATTAGCCCACAAATAA
- the crtI gene encoding phytoene desaturase family protein — translation MQQYTKHRNVVVIGAGLGGLSAAISLASEGFQVELVEKNDKVGGKLNILEKDGFTFDLGPSILTMPHIFEALFTRVGKRMADYVAIEAVETHWRNFFEDGTVVDLCADQENQRRELEKLGPQVYDEFQRFMAYAGELGRETETGYFAKGLDGFWDLLKFYGPLRSLKFDVFRTMDQGVRRFVSDPKLVDILNYFIKYVGSSPYDAPALMNLLPYIQYQYGLWYVKGGMYGMAQALEKLALELGVTIRANAEVAAIEHQAGRATGIRLQSGERLTADLVVSNMEVIPCLEKLLNSPAPALKKVQRFQPSCSGLVLHLGVDRLYPQLAHHNFFYSDHPREHFDAVFKSHRLSEDPTIYLVAPCKTDPAQAPADCEIIKILPHIPHIDPEKPLSADDYWALRERVLSKLERMGLTDLRSHIVCEEYWTPPDIEARYYSNRGSIYGVVADRNLNLGFKAPQRSGELRNLYFVGGSVNPGGGMPMVTLSGQLVRDKILADLAGQ, via the coding sequence ATGCAGCAATATACTAAGCACCGCAATGTCGTCGTGATCGGCGCCGGCTTGGGCGGCCTGTCGGCGGCGATTTCGCTGGCCTCCGAAGGCTTCCAAGTCGAATTGGTCGAAAAAAACGACAAGGTCGGCGGCAAGCTGAACATTCTGGAAAAAGACGGTTTCACCTTCGATTTGGGCCCCTCCATCCTGACCATGCCGCACATCTTCGAAGCCTTGTTTACCAGGGTCGGCAAACGCATGGCCGATTACGTGGCGATCGAGGCCGTCGAAACCCATTGGCGGAATTTTTTCGAGGACGGCACCGTCGTCGATTTATGCGCGGACCAGGAAAACCAGCGTCGCGAGCTGGAAAAGCTCGGTCCCCAGGTGTACGACGAATTCCAACGCTTCATGGCCTATGCCGGCGAATTGGGCCGGGAAACCGAAACCGGTTACTTTGCCAAGGGCCTGGACGGCTTTTGGGATTTGTTGAAATTCTACGGTCCGCTGCGCAGTTTGAAATTCGACGTATTTCGCACGATGGATCAAGGCGTGCGCCGCTTCGTCTCCGATCCGAAACTGGTCGACATTCTGAATTACTTCATCAAATACGTCGGTTCCTCGCCCTATGACGCACCGGCCTTGATGAATCTGCTGCCCTACATCCAATACCAATACGGTCTGTGGTACGTCAAGGGCGGCATGTACGGAATGGCTCAGGCCCTGGAAAAACTGGCGCTGGAATTGGGCGTAACGATTCGGGCGAATGCCGAAGTCGCCGCCATCGAGCACCAAGCCGGCCGCGCCACCGGCATCCGCCTGCAAAGCGGCGAACGGCTGACCGCCGATCTGGTGGTATCCAACATGGAAGTGATTCCGTGCCTGGAAAAACTGCTGAACAGCCCGGCCCCGGCGCTGAAAAAAGTCCAGCGCTTCCAACCGAGTTGCTCCGGCCTGGTGCTGCACCTGGGCGTGGACCGGCTTTATCCGCAACTGGCGCATCACAACTTTTTTTATTCCGATCACCCGCGCGAGCATTTCGATGCGGTGTTTAAAAGTCACCGCTTGTCCGAAGACCCGACCATTTATCTGGTGGCGCCGTGCAAGACCGATCCGGCCCAGGCACCGGCCGACTGCGAAATCATCAAGATTCTGCCGCATATCCCGCACATCGATCCGGAAAAACCGCTGAGCGCCGACGATTATTGGGCCTTGCGCGAGCGGGTGTTGAGCAAATTGGAACGGATGGGTTTGACCGACCTGCGCAGCCACATCGTCTGCGAGGAATACTGGACGCCGCCCGACATCGAAGCCCGCTACTATTCCAACCGGGGTTCGATCTACGGCGTGGTGGCCGACCGCAATCTGAACCTGGGCTTCAAGGCCCCGCAACGTAGCGGCGAATTGCGTAATCTGTATTTCGTCGGCGGCAGCGTCAATCCCGGCGGCGGCATGCCGATGGTGACTTTGTCGGGGCAATTGGTCAGAGACAAGATACTCGCCGACCTGGCCGGCCAATAA
- a CDS encoding aldehyde dehydrogenase family protein, with amino-acid sequence MPIEPTPIRAVSPLDGRLLGEYQTTSTAALAEQMTAARTAGAAWASLSVEQRLARLAPLTERLLADGDAIVDCLRLTTGKVRTEALLGEIYPLLDLLAYYRKHAAGTLAGRGVPTSPFAFPGATAQIQRRPYGVAAIISPWNYPLQLTVAPLLTALIAGNAAIIKPSELSLPVGQLIIELFAGLDLPEGLLQWAIGGGAVGKALIDAGPDLLFFTGGLQSGRAAMRRAAQHPIPVLLELGGKDAMIVFADADLPRAANAALYGAFSNSGQVCVSIERLYVQRECHDRFLALLLDGVAKLEVGTGADADLGAMTSDRQIDIVQAHYDDALAQGAQASGALKRDGRFLSPALLWNVTPDMRVMREETFGPLLPIQAFDSETDAVAAANAGEFGLNASIWSSDIAKAERVAGQLHVGNWAVNDVIKNIGHPGLPFGGVKRSGFGRYHGAEGLLSFSYPVAGLTSRSRLPKEPNWFPYSEQHYQNLKGYIDFVHGAGTLKQRIQRNWPALQAFREYSAFDLTQRWHNLKLLLTGKRG; translated from the coding sequence ATGCCGATAGAACCCACGCCGATTCGCGCCGTTTCACCGCTGGACGGCCGCCTGTTGGGCGAATACCAAACCACGTCCACTGCCGCGCTAGCCGAACAAATGACCGCCGCCCGCACCGCCGGCGCGGCCTGGGCCAGCCTGTCGGTCGAACAACGGCTGGCGAGACTGGCGCCGCTGACCGAGCGGCTGCTGGCGGACGGCGACGCCATCGTCGATTGCCTGCGTCTGACCACCGGCAAGGTACGCACCGAAGCCCTGCTCGGCGAAATCTATCCGTTGTTGGATTTACTGGCCTATTACCGCAAACACGCCGCAGGGACTCTGGCCGGCCGCGGGGTGCCGACCTCGCCGTTCGCGTTTCCGGGCGCCACCGCGCAAATTCAACGCCGCCCTTACGGCGTCGCCGCGATTATTTCGCCGTGGAATTATCCGCTGCAACTGACCGTGGCACCGCTACTGACCGCGTTGATCGCCGGTAATGCCGCGATCATCAAGCCGTCCGAGTTGAGTCTGCCGGTCGGCCAACTGATCATCGAACTATTCGCCGGCTTGGATTTGCCGGAAGGCCTGCTGCAATGGGCGATCGGCGGCGGCGCGGTCGGCAAAGCCTTGATCGACGCCGGCCCCGACCTGCTGTTCTTCACCGGCGGCTTGCAGTCCGGCCGCGCCGCGATGCGCCGCGCCGCCCAACATCCGATCCCGGTGCTGCTGGAACTGGGCGGCAAGGACGCGATGATCGTGTTCGCCGATGCCGATTTGCCGCGCGCCGCCAACGCCGCGTTGTACGGCGCGTTCAGCAACAGCGGCCAGGTGTGCGTGTCGATCGAACGCTTATACGTGCAACGCGAGTGCCACGACCGATTCCTGGCCTTGTTGCTGGACGGCGTCGCCAAGCTGGAAGTCGGCACCGGCGCGGACGCCGATTTGGGGGCCATGACCTCGGACCGGCAAATCGACATCGTGCAAGCCCATTACGACGACGCGTTGGCCCAAGGCGCCCAGGCCTCGGGCGCTCTAAAACGCGACGGCCGCTTCCTGTCGCCGGCGCTGTTGTGGAACGTCACACCCGATATGCGGGTGATGCGCGAGGAAACCTTCGGCCCGTTATTGCCTATCCAGGCTTTCGACAGCGAAACCGACGCGGTCGCGGCGGCCAATGCCGGCGAGTTCGGCTTGAACGCGAGTATCTGGAGCAGCGACATCGCCAAGGCAGAACGGGTGGCCGGGCAATTGCACGTCGGCAATTGGGCGGTCAACGACGTCATCAAAAACATCGGCCATCCCGGCCTGCCGTTCGGCGGCGTCAAGCGCAGCGGCTTCGGCCGTTATCACGGCGCCGAGGGCTTGCTGAGCTTTAGCTACCCGGTGGCCGGGCTGACCAGCCGCAGCCGCCTGCCCAAGGAACCGAACTGGTTTCCCTATTCCGAACAGCACTATCAAAACTTAAAAGGTTATATCGACTTCGTGCACGGCGCCGGCACGTTGAAGCAACGCATCCAACGCAACTGGCCGGCCTTGCAGGCGTTTCGGGAGTATTCGGCTTTCGACCTGACCCAGCGCTGGCACAATCTTAAATTACTGTTGACAGGCAAACGAGGCTAA
- the crtI gene encoding phytoene desaturase family protein codes for MPKHIIIVGAGPGGLCAGMLLGQRGFKVTIFDKHPEVGGRNRAIRMNGFTFDTGPTFLLMKGVLDEMFELCGRQSADYLEFLPLAPMYRLQYADREISVYSDRENMRAELNRVFDEGTAGYDDFIVNERKRFKALYPCITRDYSDLASFLSWDLIKALPWLAYPKSVFANLGRYFNQEKMRLAFCFQSKYLGMSPWECPALFTMLPYLEHEYGIYHVKGGLNQIAEAMAKVVGECGGEIRLNSGVASLIVENGAVNGVKLDNGDEVRGDEVIVNADFAHAMSHLLQPGQLKKYAPEKLKKLDYSCSTYMLYLGLDKVYDLPHHTIAFAKDYRTNIRNIFADKTLSRDFSFYVQNASASDATLAPAGKSALYVLVPMPNNDSGVDWQVHCQTVREQVLDTLAERMGLTDLREHIECEKIITPGSWESDEYVYKGATFSLAHHFGQMLYWRPHNRFEELDNCYLVGGGTHPGSGLPTIYESARISARLISQKHGVAFRDIDQSRWLKD; via the coding sequence ATGCCCAAACACATCATCATCGTCGGCGCCGGCCCGGGCGGCCTGTGCGCCGGCATGCTGCTCGGCCAGCGCGGTTTCAAGGTTACGATATTCGACAAACACCCGGAAGTCGGGGGCCGCAACCGGGCGATTCGGATGAACGGCTTTACCTTCGACACCGGACCGACGTTTTTGCTGATGAAGGGCGTGTTGGACGAAATGTTCGAATTGTGCGGCCGGCAAAGCGCGGACTACCTGGAATTCCTGCCGCTGGCGCCGATGTACCGGCTGCAATACGCCGACCGCGAAATTTCGGTGTACTCCGACCGCGAGAACATGCGGGCCGAACTGAACCGGGTATTCGACGAAGGCACCGCCGGCTACGACGACTTCATCGTCAACGAACGCAAACGCTTTAAAGCCCTATATCCCTGCATCACCCGCGACTATTCCGACCTGGCCTCGTTCTTGTCCTGGGATTTGATCAAGGCCCTGCCCTGGCTGGCCTATCCGAAAAGCGTATTCGCCAATCTCGGGCGCTACTTCAATCAGGAAAAAATGCGGCTGGCGTTTTGCTTTCAATCCAAATATCTGGGCATGTCGCCGTGGGAATGCCCGGCCTTGTTCACGATGCTGCCCTATCTGGAACACGAATACGGCATCTACCACGTCAAGGGCGGTTTGAATCAAATCGCCGAGGCGATGGCTAAGGTCGTCGGCGAATGCGGCGGCGAGATTCGCCTGAATAGCGGGGTTGCATCGCTCATCGTCGAAAACGGCGCGGTCAACGGCGTCAAGCTGGACAACGGCGACGAGGTTCGCGGCGACGAAGTGATCGTCAACGCCGATTTCGCCCACGCGATGAGCCATTTGCTGCAACCCGGCCAACTGAAAAAGTACGCGCCGGAAAAACTGAAAAAACTCGATTACTCGTGCTCGACCTACATGCTGTATCTGGGTTTGGACAAGGTCTACGACCTGCCCCACCACACCATCGCCTTCGCCAAGGACTATCGCACCAACATCCGCAATATCTTCGCCGACAAAACCCTGAGCCGGGATTTTTCGTTCTACGTGCAAAACGCGTCCGCCAGCGACGCCACGCTGGCGCCGGCCGGCAAATCGGCGCTGTACGTGCTGGTGCCGATGCCGAACAACGATAGCGGCGTGGATTGGCAGGTACATTGCCAAACCGTGCGCGAGCAAGTCTTGGATACCTTGGCCGAACGCATGGGCTTGACCGATCTGCGCGAGCATATCGAATGCGAAAAAATCATCACGCCGGGCAGTTGGGAAAGCGACGAATACGTCTACAAGGGCGCGACCTTCAGCCTGGCCCACCACTTCGGCCAGATGCTGTACTGGCGGCCGCACAACCGCTTCGAGGAACTGGACAACTGCTATCTGGTCGGCGGCGGCACCCATCCCGGCAGCGGCCTACCGACGATTTACGAGTCGGCGCGGATTTCGGCGCGGCTGATTTCGCAAAAACACGGCGTGGCTTTCCGTGACATCGATCAAAGCCGTTGGTTGAAAGACTAA